The window GCATGATCTCGGCGGCGCGCACCACGCGGGCGCCGTAGGCGGCGCCGATGCACTGGTGGCCCAGGCATACGCCGAGGATGGGGATGCGCGGGCCGTAGCGACGGATGACTTCGCACGAAACGCCGGCTTCGTTGGGCGTGCACGGGCCGGGCGACACGACGATGGCGCTCGGGCGCATTTCCTCCACGGCGTCCGCGGCGATCTGGTCGTTGAGCGCCACGCGTACCTCGGCGCCCAACTCGGCCAGGTAGTGGTAGAGGTTGTAGGTGAACGAGTCGTAGTTGTCGATGAGCAGGATCATGTGGCCGTCTGTTACCGCTCCTTGCGCCAGGATTCCGCCAGTTCGATGGCCTTGAGCATGCCGCGGGCCTTGTTGAGGGTCTCCTCGTACTCGGTGGCGGGGTCGGAGTCGGCGACGATGCCGGCGCCGGCCTGGATCACGGCGGTGCCGTTGTGGAGAGTGATGGTGCGGATGGCGATGCAGGTGTCGAGGTTGCCGTTGAAGCTCAGGTAGC of the Deltaproteobacteria bacterium genome contains:
- a CDS encoding aminodeoxychorismate/anthranilate synthase component II produces the protein MILLIDNYDSFTYNLYHYLAELGAEVRVALNDQIAADAVEEMRPSAIVVSPGPCTPNEAGVSCEVIRRYGPRIPILGVCLGHQCIGAAYGARVVRAAEIMHGKMSDVTHDARTIYRSQANPFAAMRYHSLVLDPESLPDELSVSARTADGVIMGVRHQRHPVEGVQFHPESILAEGGKTLLKDFLECYA